A genomic stretch from Salvelinus fontinalis isolate EN_2023a unplaced genomic scaffold, ASM2944872v1 scaffold_0053, whole genome shotgun sequence includes:
- the LOC129842570 gene encoding dolichyl-diphosphooligosaccharide--protein glycosyltransferase subunit 4: MVTDVQLAIFANMLGVSLFLLVVLYHYVAVNNPKKQE, encoded by the coding sequence atggTGACTGACGTGCAGCTGGCCATCTTTGCCAACATGTTGGGTGTGTCTCTGTTCCTGCTGGTGGTCCTATATCACTACGTAGCCGTCAACAACCCCAAGAAACAGGAGTAG